The Cellulomonas fulva genome includes a window with the following:
- a CDS encoding carbohydrate ABC transporter permease, which produces MSGTTPEISAEGAVIPRDIADDAAGRRPRRPRRNKYRPVWEEKPSAVGQVTKFVVLSVVVLAVLFPLWTVVVTSLSTTQETISAGGLVVVPGDLTFNAYKQILSGGVVTRAAIVSVGITAVGTFISVVVSVLAAYGLSRPGSFGHRPILFVFLITMFFGAGMIPTYLLVSSLNLIDTYWALILPGAVSAFNVLILRNFFMGIDQAILDAARIDGAGEWRVLAKIVLPMSRAVVAVIALFYGVGYWNAFFNAMLYINDNAKWPLQLVLRSYVLQGVTLPGSGTGQVDVGTGAVTGMPIKMAVMILAIVPILVVYPFVQRHFTKGVIFGAVKG; this is translated from the coding sequence ATGAGCGGGACGACTCCGGAGATCTCCGCCGAAGGGGCGGTCATCCCTCGTGACATCGCGGACGACGCCGCGGGGCGCAGGCCCCGTCGGCCGCGCCGCAACAAGTACCGCCCGGTGTGGGAGGAGAAGCCCTCGGCCGTCGGGCAGGTGACGAAGTTCGTCGTCCTGTCGGTGGTCGTGCTGGCGGTCCTGTTCCCGCTGTGGACGGTCGTCGTCACCAGCCTGTCGACGACGCAGGAGACGATCAGCGCGGGCGGCCTCGTCGTCGTCCCGGGTGACCTGACGTTCAACGCGTACAAGCAGATCCTGTCCGGCGGCGTCGTGACGCGCGCCGCGATCGTCAGCGTCGGCATCACCGCGGTGGGCACGTTCATCTCGGTCGTCGTGTCGGTGCTGGCGGCCTACGGGCTGTCGCGGCCGGGCTCGTTCGGCCACCGCCCGATCCTGTTCGTCTTCCTCATCACGATGTTCTTCGGCGCGGGCATGATCCCGACCTACCTGCTGGTGAGCTCGCTCAACCTGATCGACACCTACTGGGCGCTGATCCTGCCGGGCGCGGTCTCGGCCTTCAACGTCCTGATCCTGCGGAACTTCTTCATGGGCATCGACCAGGCGATCCTCGACGCCGCGCGCATCGACGGCGCGGGGGAGTGGCGGGTCCTGGCCAAGATCGTGCTCCCGATGTCCCGCGCGGTCGTCGCGGTCATCGCGCTGTTCTACGGCGTCGGGTACTGGAACGCGTTCTTCAACGCGATGCTCTACATCAACGACAACGCCAAGTGGCCGCTGCAGCTCGTGCTGCGCTCCTACGTTCTGCAGGGCGTCACGCTGCCCGGCAGCGGGACGGGGCAGGTCGACGTCGGCACCGGCGCGGTCACGGGCATGCCGATCAAGATGGCGGTCATGATCCTCGCGATCGTCCCCATCCTGGTCGTCTACCCCTTCGTCCAGCGGCACTTCACCAAGGGCGTCATCTTCGGCGCCGTCAAGGGCTGA
- a CDS encoding ABC transporter permease has product MTVPAVALLAVFAYVPMLGNIIAWQSYSPYQGFLHSPFVGWDNFERVFNNPAFLHAVENTLTITVFQLVFFFPVPIFLALLLNSVISPRIRTTIQSIVYLPHFFSWVLVVTIFQQIFGGAGLINQTLRSNGLDGSVDLMTNPDTFLVLITSQAIWKDAGWGIIIFLAALSTVSPELYEASVVDGANRWRRMWHVTLPALRPVIVLLLILRLGDALTVGFEQLILQRDAVGADVSEVIDTYVYYQGVIYGDWSFAAAAGLVKGVVSLALVLGANKLAHVFGESGVYKRA; this is encoded by the coding sequence ATGACGGTGCCGGCGGTCGCGCTGCTGGCGGTCTTCGCCTACGTGCCGATGCTCGGCAACATCATCGCGTGGCAGAGCTACTCGCCGTACCAGGGGTTCCTCCACAGCCCGTTCGTCGGCTGGGACAACTTCGAGCGGGTCTTCAACAACCCGGCGTTCCTGCACGCGGTCGAGAACACGCTGACCATCACGGTGTTCCAGCTCGTGTTCTTCTTCCCGGTGCCGATCTTCCTGGCGCTGCTGCTCAACAGCGTGATCTCGCCGCGGATCCGCACCACGATCCAGTCGATCGTCTACCTGCCCCACTTCTTCTCGTGGGTGCTCGTGGTGACGATCTTCCAGCAGATCTTCGGCGGGGCCGGGCTGATCAACCAGACGCTGCGCAGCAACGGCCTGGACGGGAGCGTCGACCTGATGACCAACCCGGACACGTTCCTGGTGCTCATCACGTCGCAGGCGATCTGGAAGGACGCGGGCTGGGGGATCATCATCTTCCTCGCCGCCCTCTCGACGGTCTCGCCCGAGCTCTACGAGGCGTCCGTGGTCGACGGGGCGAACCGGTGGCGGCGCATGTGGCACGTCACGCTGCCCGCGCTGCGGCCGGTGATCGTGCTCCTGCTCATCCTGCGGCTCGGCGACGCGCTGACCGTTGGCTTCGAGCAGCTGATCCTGCAGCGCGACGCGGTCGGTGCGGACGTGTCCGAGGTCATCGACACCTACGTGTACTACCAGGGTGTCATCTACGGGGACTGGAGCTTCGCGGCAGCCGCGGGCCTGGTCAAGGGTGTCGTGAGCCTCGCGCTCGTCCTGGGGGCGAACAAGCTCGCGCACGTGTTCGGTGAGTCGGGGGTGTACAAGCGCGCATGA